The following nucleotide sequence is from Primulina tabacum isolate GXHZ01 chromosome 2, ASM2559414v2, whole genome shotgun sequence.
CATATGTCTAattccaaaattttaatttttgaaaaaaaaatatttatgtaattttcaaaaatttcgtaTATATTGCAAACCGTCCATTGTTCTATATTGTCTCTTTCTGATTCTGAGCATTTCCATTTTTtatttcaggaaatggctccaTCTACTCCCATGCGACCCCACACTCATGCCCAAGCTGCCATTCATTTGAAGGAGCTTGCCCTTCACTATCAGTCCCATCAGATTCAGCGACTTAGAGCCACACTGAGTGAGAGGAAGAGGGATGTCGAGactttagcagctgagaaagaGTAGATTCGTGTCCACCTTAACCAGTATATCTATCAGGGTGAGCTAGTTAGAGGTGATAACATGGACCTAAGAGATGTCATAGAACAGTGCAAGTAGCAACATGGAAAGTTACGAGAGGATACGGAGCGTTATCGCAAGGAGCTGGAGGAAGAGAAACAGCAGAATGCCAAAGGTAAGAGGAGACTGGAGAATTTAGGTGGACCATGAACAGCCTTGCGTATGTGAACCAACGTCTGACTCAGCAAGTGGAAACTCTGAAGGACCAAATCAAGAAAAAGAAACAGTACCATCTGCAGTATCAGCAGCATTGGAATGACGAAATGGACGTGGCTGATGCGGAGATACAGGGACTTAAGGCACAGGTGGCACAGCTCACGGAAGAGAACGCCCAGGTCACCCATATGGTGGAGATACTGCAAGAGGAAGAGCCAGAGGAGGAACCGGAAGATGAGGAGCCGATAGAGATAGATGAGCCTATAGCAGCAGTAGGGATGGAGAGATAGATGACTAGAGTGTCTTAGCTACCTTCTTTTATTACTAGgagtttattatttttttttatcattgtcGGCATATTATTTCATTCAGTACGATTTTTTTTCGTTCAATACTATTTGTTGCATTCAGTTGTTCATCTAcatttgaaaattaataaagtTATGATTACTTATTAATCTCAGTTATTCCAGCATAACTTATTTATTCAATCATGTCGTTATGCTCAGCAAATTCTTAGAAAcgtttaaaaaaattgtaggaaatggccggtAGACCTCCAAGACAAAACCGCAACCCCCGTTATGCTAGCAACAACAATGCCAACGAAGAGGACAATGGACCACCACCTGAGTTCAGTCTTAACCaggctgtggggacccggacgctaattcatttcttaatcatctttgggaataattagatcAGTTAAATAAgcatggtctaatttttttttaaaaatacaagagtacgcaacatatgaaataactcttatttcatttacaagatcaatatccagaactaagtacaagtcctgtacaaaagtaaatcaaacaAGGTTCAactctgggcccggatctccacgctaaactagtcctctctcgtcctcgtcttgaccctgatccagtcccacctgttgtcatgcacacatacaaacaagacaacagccggttaactccggtgaaaaatacattcccagtataaatcatgtatacatgcaatcatacaaacatatataaacgcatgaagcagatatccataacatgtatcacagtcagaaacatgaatcgatatcaaactgtaaatcacactctgaacatgtatcataatcaaaaaacatgaatcgatatcaaatggtaaatcacactctgtgactctgagactctgactcgactcattcctaatctagggatcccgatctgaataagaacgcaacaatctctcacctactctcccgatcgcggTGACGAtacgttcttatttacggactttggtcctgtccatatcgaatctcagcgataggaatgaatcaactcctaagcgaaACCGATATGACCAAATATCCGGTGTCTTGGcgactcagccgaagacttggcacatcagccaatgattaggcacatcagcccaaggactaggcacatcagccctataactctacacatcacacatgcttaactataaatcaatagaataagcataacaatctcaaacattgcaacatatcgaggcaatgacaactcagtatgtgattttgggaaactcaagttgaatcaaactcgagttgtgcaatcccgaatcaacattaatttatacctttctcttctcggtttgatgaagtcgaagtctcgaattcaaatctgtccatataaatctggtaatgacaatatcgaatatactgtgtCAATGTACagctcaattcaagacctgttctgatcaatactcaaacctagacataatctgatcaatgtctgctatacaacgatacaatctcaatcaataacgaatctgattaatatcaatctactgatgtttcgacggaataacaatacaatctcaataaccccgtcattctcaacatcacagatataataacatagctcataatcaatatcagtacaacccataatctcaacaataaataaaagatcataatctcaaatctgtacaatctcgatcatattagttctgaaaatcataataatttcataCAGAATCTGCTCTTCAattcggtttcgattatacgatgtctactatgtcaagaacatcatatatcaatcatatctgattctggcagtatcataatttcaaatcataatagaacgtaataaaacttacgttcagttgaagtctttgtcgataggaacatagtactgaagtcggattggaattctgacggacggatcttgcacaatcacaAATCTTGAACCTCTCTTCGATCTTTCTTCAGTTCTGAGGGAATGAATTGCTTGTtgatatatatacaatgcatgGATAGGGGCAAGTGGCTCACTCCTTGAAGCAACatgtttcgcgcatatgcgcgacatcaaccggcgcatatgcgcgagacactaagtCTTGGCGCGTGtagtctcggcagctcgcgcatatgcgcgccctcacccggcgcatatgcgcgaggtcctgtgcaactctctgccaccctcgcgcacatgcgcggaaccatgtcgcgcatatgcgcgaggtcttttgcctaactcgcgcatatgcgcccggcggggtcgcgcatatgcgcgagggctcatcctcgcacataatttatTCTTCTTTTCGCCTAtctcggtctgatccgttccgtctataatcacatctcaattatcaacaaatcatttcaaattatgataatcaaattctcgggccttacacaggCCGACCTGATGGCCATAGCCACAATCGTGACAATGACACTGCAAGGGTTAGTGAACCCGAATTCCAAtcaaccaccaccacctccaccacagCACGGAGTCAAGTTCCATTATGAATCACTCCGCAAGAACAGGTGTCCAACCTTCAGTGGGGGTGCCGACCCCGAAATTCGCCAGAGCTGGCTGAAGAGCGTGGAGACTCAGCTGCGACTGTTGGAAGTCCCCGAGGCACTGAAATTGGAGGTGATGGTGCTTTTCCTAGAGGATAAAGCAGGCAAGTGGTGGGAAGCAATCTCGCCAGCCATGACAGCTGTAGGACCAATCACGTGGCAGCGTTTTAGAGAAGCTTTTCTGAAACAATATTATCCGGCCGAGGTCAGACTGCAGAAACTgagtgagtttgaaaatttCAGTCAAGCTCCAGACATGTCAGTTGTGGAGTACACCTCCCAGTTCAATGCCTTTGGATCATATGCTCCAGCAATCATGGCGGATGAACTTGTGAAATTGCACCGCTTTAAGAAGGGGTTGAACAGCAGAATACAATCAGCTCTTGCAGTCTACCAATCTGCCAATTTTTCAAACCTGATGGGCGCGGCTATCCGAGCCGAAGTTGACATTCGTCGAAGAGAAGGGGAAAACAGGAACAAGCGACCCCCTAGCGGCCAACCTTATCAGGGGAAACCAATGTTCAAGAGGTCCAATCAGTCAGGTGGACCTCTCTCAGGGCAATCCCCCGCCACTAACTATCAAGGACTCAAGCCATGCCCAACTTGTGGCTTCAAACACGCCGAGGAATGCCGAAGGCCAGTGGTGTATGCTTTGGATGTGGAAAATAAGGGCACAGGATTGCCGAGTGTCCTACCGCCACCAACCGATCGGCAGGGCCGAACAGAGGAACTGGGCCAAATTCAGGAGCAGGCCCTAGTAAACCAAAGGAGGACAAACCTAACGCCAGGATCTTTGCCATCATTCAGGAAGAGGCAGACGATGCCAATGAAGTCGTGTCAGGTACCATACTTATTCAGCAAGTGCCTGCTTATGCATTATTTGACTGTGGTGCTACCCATTCCtttatgtctaagagatttgctaAGAAATTAGGACATAAGCCCGAGAATAAAGCTGAACCCTTTCGTATAGCCACATCTACAAGTAGGGCCATTGAAACTCACAAAATTTACAGAGATTGTAAAATCAGTATCAGTAATCGGACTTTTAGCGCCGACTTGATACAGTTGATCATGGTCGATTTCGACATCATcttagggatggattggttagcaagaAACAATGCGATAGTAGATTGTAAGGGAAAGAGCGTCAAACTCCGAACCCCAGATCAAGAAGAAGTCGAGCTGAACCTGGAGGACATCCTGATAGTGAGAGAGTTCTCAGACATTTTCCCAGAAGAACTCTCGGGGACGGTCCCGAACCGTGAAGTGCAGTTCGAGATCAATCTGGTTCCCGGTGCTGCAccaatctctaaagcaccttacagAATGGCGCCAGCCgaactcaaggagctaaaagaACAACTCCAAGATTGCTAGATAAAAGGCAAATTCGACCGAGTGTGtccccgtggggagctccagtactcTTCGTGAAGAAAAAACACGGGAGTATGAGATTGGCATCGATTATagagaactgaacaagatcaaaatcaagaacatgtatcctctacctcggatagacgatttgtttgatcagcttaaaGGAGCCTCCGTCTTTTCTAAACTTGATATGAGGACGGGTTACCACCAGTTGAAAGTTAAGGCTGAAGAAATCCCCAAAACAGCCTTTCGaaccagatatggacattatgaattcacagtgatgccttttggtctgaccaacgCACCAGCAACATTCATGGATATGATGAACAGAGTATTCAAACCATTCCTGGATCAGTTAatagtggtattcatcgacgatatcctCGTCTATTCTACTGACGAGGCGAGCCATGAAGAGCACCTTCACCTTGCTATGCAAACCTTAAGAGAGAATAATCTCTATGCtaagtttagcaagtgtgaattctggctaagGAGTATGTCATTTCTAggacacataatatcaaaaGAAGGAGTGTCGGTGGATCCAAGGAAAGTAGAAGCAATTACTGAGTGACCGagacctaagaacgccaccgacATCAGAAGCTTTCTTGGATTGGCAGGTTACTATCGGAAGTTTGTCGAAGGGTTCTCCTAGATAGCTGTGCCACTGACGAAGCTCACACAGAAGACGCAGAGATAGAGAAAATCCTCGGGAGGGAAATGAATTAATCCTTTCGACTTTTCGGAATCTCTTTCGAATACATCAATTGCGCTACAGATGGTAAATACGGAGTCCAATTCAGCCGCGTGACAGGGCAAAGGCAGTAATCTCGACGGAAATTGAGCATTTTAACCTAACAGATGTAAATGGTGAAGAATTAGAATGAAACCCTCCCTCCAGATATGGAACTGCCGTTTACAACTCTTTGATCCTGCTTCGACCGATAGAGCTGAACCCAACAGCTACAGTTAAAGTTCCATTAAAGAGCGTTTCCACGTGGTAGAACCACCACTTTAtctatttaaagaaaaagaaggaGCTTTTTCCAGCTCTGAAGCTTCCTTCTTCCTTGAGAGCTGGgtatttaatttattcggaGCTATTAGAGCGGGATCCACTTTTTGGGGAATATCTTGACTTCTTCTCAAACAAATATCCCCTAAGAGGGATATACTCGTCACCTCTGTACCCGAAACAGATGCACTGCGCTATCCAGCGCGTAACCTTACCTGGAGTGAGGATTGCGAGAAGAGTTTCCAGACATTGAAAGAGAAACTCGCGTACACGCCAGTGTTGATCCTGCC
It contains:
- the LOC142537482 gene encoding uncharacterized protein LOC142537482; translation: MAIATIVTMTLQGLVNPNSNQPPPPPPQHGVKFHYESLRKNRCPTFSGGADPEIRQSWLKSVETQLRLLEVPEALKLEVMVLFLEDKAGKWWEAISPAMTAVGPITWQRFREAFLKQYYPAEVRLQKLSEFENFSQAPDMSVVEYTSQFNAFGSYAPAIMADELVKLHRFKKGLNSRIQSALAVYQSANFSNLMGAAIRAEVDIRRREGENRNKRPPSGQPYQGKPMFKRSNQSGGPLSGQSPATNYQGLKPCPTCGFKHAEECRRPVVYALDVENKGTGLPSVLPPPTDRQGRTEELGQIQEQALEEADDANEVVSGTILIQQVPAYALFDCGATHSFMSKRFAKKLGHKPENKAEPFRIATSTSRAIETHKIYRDCKISISNRTFSADLIQLIMVDFDIILGMDWLARNNAIVDCKGKSVKLRTPDQEEVELNLEDILIVREFSDIFPEELSGTVPNREVQFEINLVPGAAPISKAPYRMAPAELKELKEQLQDC